A portion of the Citrobacter rodentium NBRC 105723 = DSM 16636 genome contains these proteins:
- a CDS encoding ABC transporter substrate-binding protein yields MIKTKMVLLSALVSCALVSGCKEDKSAHVSIEFMHSSVEQERQAVISSLITRFEKANPGITVKQVPVEEDAYNTKVITLARSGSLPEVIETSHDYAKVMDKEQLIDRDAVKNVIQSVGENVFYDGVLRIVRTEDGSAWTGVPVSAWIGGIWYRKDVLANAGLSEPRNWQELLTAARTLNDPAHKKYGIALPTAESVLTEQSFSQFALSNKANVFDAQGQITLNTPEMARSLSYYRELAANTMPGSNDIMEVKDAFMNGTAPMAIYSTYILPAIIKEGNPQNIGFVVPTEKTSAVYGMLTSLTITNGQKTEETEAAEKFVAFMEQADNIADWVMMSPGAALPVNKAVVGTKIWQDNDVIKALGELPAQLIAELPNIQVFGAVGDKNFTRMGDVTGSGVVSTMVHNVTVGKADLSSTLQESQKKLDDLIQQR; encoded by the coding sequence ATGATTAAAACAAAAATGGTGCTGTTATCAGCACTGGTTTCCTGCGCCTTAGTTTCAGGCTGCAAGGAGGATAAATCCGCCCACGTATCAATTGAATTTATGCACTCCTCGGTTGAACAGGAGCGCCAGGCGGTTATTTCTTCGCTGATTACACGTTTTGAAAAAGCGAATCCGGGCATTACCGTTAAGCAGGTGCCGGTGGAAGAGGATGCCTATAACACTAAAGTGATTACCCTGGCGAGGAGCGGATCGCTGCCTGAAGTGATCGAAACCAGCCATGACTATGCAAAAGTGATGGACAAAGAGCAGCTGATTGATCGCGATGCGGTGAAGAACGTGATCCAGTCCGTGGGTGAAAACGTCTTTTATGACGGCGTACTGCGTATTGTGCGCACCGAAGACGGCAGCGCCTGGACCGGCGTACCGGTCAGCGCCTGGATCGGCGGTATCTGGTATCGCAAGGATGTGCTGGCCAATGCCGGTCTGAGCGAGCCGCGGAACTGGCAGGAACTGCTGACCGCAGCGCGAACGCTAAACGATCCGGCGCATAAAAAATATGGTATCGCCTTGCCGACCGCGGAAAGCGTGCTGACTGAGCAGTCCTTCTCGCAGTTTGCTTTATCCAACAAAGCCAACGTGTTTGACGCGCAGGGGCAGATTACGTTGAACACCCCGGAAATGGCCCGTTCGCTGAGCTATTACCGCGAGCTGGCGGCAAACACCATGCCGGGCTCCAATGACATCATGGAGGTGAAAGACGCGTTCATGAACGGCACCGCGCCGATGGCGATCTACTCCACTTATATACTCCCGGCGATTATCAAAGAGGGTAATCCGCAGAATATCGGCTTTGTGGTGCCAACGGAGAAAACGTCGGCGGTGTACGGCATGTTGACCTCGCTGACCATTACCAACGGCCAGAAAACGGAAGAAACCGAAGCCGCAGAAAAATTTGTCGCCTTTATGGAGCAGGCCGACAACATCGCCGACTGGGTAATGATGTCGCCGGGCGCGGCGCTGCCGGTCAATAAAGCCGTCGTCGGAACAAAAATCTGGCAGGACAACGACGTGATTAAAGCGCTCGGCGAGCTGCCTGCGCAGCTGATTGCTGAACTGCCGAATATTCAGGTTTTCGGCGCGGTAGGGGATAAAAACTTCACCCGTATGGGCGACGTGACCGGCTCCGGGGTGGTGAGCACAATGGTGCATAACGTGACGGTAGGCAAAGCCGACCTCTCCTCAACGCTTCAGGAAAGCCAGAAGAAACTGGACGACCTGATCCAGCAGCGTTAA
- a CDS encoding carbohydrate ABC transporter permease: MTRVFSGRSDMPFALLLLAPSLLLLGGLVAWPMISNIEISFLRLPLNPRIEATFVGLSNYVRILSDPGFWHSLWMTIWYTALVVAGSTVLGLGVAMFFNREFRLRKTARSLVILSYVTPSISLVFAWKYMFNNGYGIVNYLGVDLLQLYDRAPLWFDNPGSSFVLVVLFAIWRYFPYAFISFLAILQTIDKSLYEAAEMDGANAWQRFRIVTLPAIMPVLATVVTLRTIWMFYMFADVYLLTTKVDILGVYLYKTAFAFNDLGKAAAISVVLFIIIFAVILLTRKRVNLNGNK, from the coding sequence ATGACCCGCGTATTTTCTGGTCGATCCGATATGCCGTTTGCGCTGTTGCTGCTGGCGCCCAGCCTGTTGCTGTTGGGCGGCCTTGTGGCCTGGCCAATGATATCGAATATCGAAATCAGTTTCCTGCGCCTGCCGCTCAATCCACGCATTGAGGCCACCTTTGTGGGGCTGAGCAATTACGTTCGCATTCTTTCCGATCCGGGGTTCTGGCATTCGCTGTGGATGACGATATGGTACACCGCGCTGGTGGTGGCGGGCAGCACCGTGCTCGGGCTGGGCGTGGCGATGTTCTTTAACCGCGAGTTTCGTCTGCGTAAAACGGCGCGTTCACTGGTGATCCTCTCCTACGTCACGCCGTCTATCTCGCTGGTATTTGCCTGGAAGTACATGTTCAACAACGGCTACGGCATTGTGAACTACCTCGGCGTGGATCTGCTGCAACTCTACGATCGGGCGCCGCTGTGGTTCGACAATCCGGGCAGCAGCTTTGTGCTGGTGGTGCTGTTCGCCATCTGGCGCTACTTCCCGTACGCGTTTATCTCGTTTCTGGCGATTTTGCAGACCATCGATAAATCGCTGTATGAAGCGGCGGAAATGGACGGCGCTAACGCCTGGCAGCGTTTTCGCATCGTCACGCTGCCGGCGATTATGCCGGTGCTGGCGACGGTGGTGACCCTGCGCACGATCTGGATGTTCTATATGTTCGCCGACGTTTATCTGCTGACCACCAAAGTCGATATTCTCGGCGTCTATCTCTACAAAACGGCTTTTGCCTTTAATGACTTAGGGAAGGCTGCGGCCATTTCCGTCGTGCTTTTCATCATTATTTTCGCCGTCATTTTGCTGACCAGAAAACGGGTGAACCTCAATGGCAACAAATAA
- a CDS encoding carbohydrate ABC transporter permease, which produces MATNKRKLERVAFYCGLIVFLVITLFPFFVMLMTSFKSAKEAISLHPTLLPQQWTLEHYIDIFNPLIFPFVDYFRNSLVVSVASSVVAVFLGTLGAYALSRLRFKGRMTINASFYTVYMFSGILLVVPLFKITTALGIYDTEMALIVTMVTQTLPTAIFMLKSYFDTIPDEIEEAAMMDGLNRLQIIFRITVPLAMSGLVSVFVYCFMVAWNDYLFASIFLSSASNFTLPVGLNTLFSTPDYVWGRMMAASLVTALPVVIMYALSERFIKSGLTAGGVKG; this is translated from the coding sequence ATGGCAACAAATAAACGCAAACTCGAACGCGTGGCTTTTTACTGCGGGCTTATCGTTTTTCTGGTCATCACGCTGTTTCCCTTTTTCGTGATGCTGATGACCTCGTTCAAGAGCGCGAAGGAGGCCATTTCGCTGCATCCCACGCTGCTGCCGCAGCAGTGGACGCTGGAGCACTATATCGACATTTTTAATCCGCTGATTTTTCCGTTTGTCGATTATTTCCGCAACAGCCTGGTGGTGTCGGTGGCCTCGTCGGTGGTGGCCGTCTTCCTTGGCACCCTGGGAGCATACGCGCTGTCGCGCCTGCGCTTTAAAGGGCGAATGACCATCAACGCCAGTTTTTACACCGTGTATATGTTCTCGGGCATTCTGCTGGTGGTGCCGCTGTTCAAAATCACCACCGCGTTGGGCATTTACGATACGGAGATGGCGCTGATCGTCACGATGGTGACCCAGACGCTGCCGACCGCCATCTTCATGCTGAAAAGCTACTTCGACACCATCCCGGATGAGATCGAGGAGGCGGCGATGATGGATGGGCTGAACCGTCTGCAAATTATCTTTCGCATTACCGTGCCGCTGGCGATGTCGGGGCTGGTCTCGGTCTTCGTTTACTGCTTTATGGTGGCGTGGAATGACTATCTGTTTGCCTCCATTTTCCTCTCCAGCGCCAGCAACTTTACGCTGCCAGTCGGGCTGAACACCCTGTTCAGCACGCCTGATTACGTCTGGGGCCGGATGATGGCGGCGTCGCTGGTGACGGCATTACCTGTCGTCATTATGTATGCGCTTTCCGAACGTTTTATTAAGAGTGGTTTGACCGCTGGCGGCGTGAAGGGCTGA
- a CDS encoding zinc-dependent alcohol dehydrogenase: protein MKKLVATAPRVAALVEYEDRAIEAHEVRIRVRFGAPKHGTEVVDFRAASPFIDEDFNAEWQMFMPRPAGAPRGIEFGKFQLGNMIVGDIIECGGSVTDYAVGDSVCGYGPLSETVIVNAVNNYKLRKMPAGSSWKNAVCYDPAQFAMSGVRDANVRVGDFVVIVGLGAIGQIAVQLAKKAGASVVIGVDPIAHRCDIARRHGADFCLNPIGTDVGFEIKKLTGKQGADVIIETSGHTDALQSALRGLAYGGTLSYVAFAKPFAEGFNLGREAHFNNARIVFSRACSEPNPDYPRWSRKRIEETCWELLMNGYLNCEDLIDPVVTFADSPESYMQYVDRHPEKSIKMGVTF, encoded by the coding sequence ATGAAAAAGTTAGTCGCAACGGCGCCGCGGGTCGCGGCGTTGGTGGAGTATGAAGATCGCGCCATTGAGGCCCATGAAGTGCGCATACGCGTGCGCTTCGGTGCGCCGAAACACGGCACAGAGGTGGTCGATTTCCGTGCCGCCAGCCCGTTTATTGATGAAGATTTTAACGCCGAGTGGCAGATGTTTATGCCGCGCCCGGCGGGCGCGCCGCGCGGCATTGAGTTCGGTAAGTTCCAGCTGGGCAATATGATTGTCGGCGACATTATCGAATGCGGCGGCAGCGTCACCGATTATGCGGTCGGCGACAGCGTCTGCGGCTACGGCCCGCTGTCCGAGACGGTGATCGTTAATGCCGTTAATAACTATAAGCTGCGCAAAATGCCAGCGGGCAGTTCCTGGAAAAACGCCGTCTGCTACGACCCGGCGCAGTTCGCGATGAGCGGCGTGCGCGACGCCAACGTGCGCGTCGGCGATTTTGTGGTGATTGTCGGTCTTGGCGCCATTGGTCAGATTGCGGTACAGCTGGCGAAAAAAGCGGGCGCGTCGGTGGTGATTGGCGTGGATCCGATCGCCCATCGTTGCGATATCGCCCGTCGCCACGGCGCTGATTTCTGCCTTAACCCCATCGGGACGGACGTTGGATTTGAGATCAAGAAACTGACCGGCAAGCAGGGCGCCGACGTCATCATCGAAACCAGCGGCCATACCGATGCGCTACAGTCCGCGCTGCGCGGTCTGGCCTATGGCGGCACCCTTTCCTATGTTGCCTTTGCGAAGCCGTTTGCCGAAGGGTTTAACCTTGGTCGCGAAGCGCACTTCAACAACGCCAGAATCGTCTTTTCACGCGCCTGCAGCGAACCCAATCCGGACTATCCGCGCTGGAGCCGTAAACGTATCGAAGAAACCTGCTGGGAGCTTCTGATGAACGGTTATCTGAACTGTGAAGATCTCATCGACCCGGTAGTCACCTTCGCCGACAGCCCGGAAAGCTATATGCAGTATGTCGACAGGCATCCGGAAAAGAGCATCAAAATGGGCGTCACGTTCTAA
- a CDS encoding sugar phosphate isomerase/epimerase family protein, which yields MKIGTQNQAFFPQNILEKFRYIKAMGFDGFEIDGKLLVDNLDEVKAAIQETGLPVTTACGGYDGWIGDFIEERRLNGLKQIERILEALAEVGGQGIVVPAAWGMFTFRLPPMTSPRSLEGDRKAVSDSLRYLDNVAERTGTVVYLEPLNRYQDHMINTLADARRYIVENDLKHVRIIGDFYHMNIEEDDMAQALHDNRDLLGHVHIADNHRYQPGTGSLNFKTLFDQLRADNYQGYVVYEGRVRAENLPEAYRQSLAWLRAC from the coding sequence ATGAAAATCGGCACACAGAATCAGGCATTTTTTCCGCAAAATATTCTGGAAAAATTTCGCTATATCAAAGCGATGGGTTTCGATGGTTTTGAGATAGACGGCAAGCTGCTGGTCGACAATCTCGACGAAGTCAAAGCCGCTATCCAGGAAACCGGACTGCCGGTCACTACCGCCTGCGGCGGCTACGACGGCTGGATCGGCGATTTTATCGAAGAGCGCCGCCTGAACGGCTTAAAGCAGATTGAACGCATTCTGGAGGCGCTGGCCGAGGTGGGCGGGCAGGGGATTGTCGTTCCGGCCGCGTGGGGAATGTTCACCTTCCGCCTGCCGCCGATGACCTCGCCGCGCAGCCTGGAAGGCGACCGCAAAGCGGTCAGCGATTCGCTGCGCTATCTCGATAATGTCGCGGAGCGCACCGGCACGGTGGTGTATCTGGAGCCGCTCAACCGCTATCAGGATCATATGATCAACACCCTGGCGGATGCGCGTCGTTACATTGTGGAAAACGACCTGAAGCATGTGCGGATTATTGGCGACTTCTATCACATGAATATTGAAGAAGACGACATGGCGCAGGCGCTGCATGACAACCGCGATCTGCTGGGACATGTGCATATTGCCGACAACCACCGCTATCAGCCGGGCACCGGCAGCCTGAACTTTAAGACGCTATTCGATCAGCTGCGCGCGGATAACTATCAGGGCTATGTGGTGTATGAAGGACGCGTCCGGGCGGAAAACCTGCCGGAAGCCTACCGTCAGTCTTTGGCCTGGCTGCGCGCCTGCTAA
- a CDS encoding Gfo/Idh/MocA family protein, whose product MTKAPLRVAIIGAGQVADKVHASYYCTREDLRLVAVCDSCLTQAQGLADKYGHAQVWDDPQRMLESVKPDIVSICSPNRFHYEHTMMALQAGCHVMCEKPPAMTPEQALEMCNTARRVGKVLAYDFHHRFALDTQLLREQVTEGVLGEIYVTNARALRRCGIPGWGVFTNKALQGGGPLIDIGVHMLDAAMYVLGFPLVKRVTAHSFQKIGTRKNSGQFGSWDPRSYTVEDSLFGTIEFHNGSILRLETAFALNIPEQSIMNVNFCGDKAGATLFPAQVYTDKHGRLEVLLQHDRADDKRHYRSMEAFVDHVQGEPVAIADAEQGFIIQQLVAALYQSAETGSCVEL is encoded by the coding sequence ATGACAAAGGCCCCGCTGCGTGTGGCCATTATCGGCGCGGGACAGGTGGCGGATAAGGTTCATGCTTCGTACTACTGCACCCGCGAGGATCTGCGGCTGGTGGCTGTCTGCGACAGCTGCCTGACTCAGGCCCAGGGGCTGGCGGATAAATATGGACATGCACAGGTCTGGGACGATCCGCAACGGATGCTGGAAAGCGTTAAGCCGGATATCGTCAGCATCTGTTCGCCAAACCGTTTTCACTATGAGCACACAATGATGGCGCTTCAGGCGGGATGTCACGTGATGTGTGAAAAACCGCCCGCCATGACCCCGGAGCAGGCGCTGGAGATGTGCAACACCGCGCGGCGGGTGGGGAAGGTGCTGGCCTATGACTTCCACCATCGTTTCGCGCTGGATACCCAGCTGTTACGTGAACAGGTGACGGAGGGCGTTCTCGGAGAGATTTACGTGACCAATGCCAGGGCGCTGCGCCGCTGCGGGATACCCGGCTGGGGCGTTTTTACTAATAAAGCGCTCCAGGGCGGCGGGCCGCTGATCGATATAGGCGTGCATATGCTGGATGCGGCGATGTACGTGCTGGGATTTCCGCTGGTGAAGAGGGTGACCGCCCACAGCTTCCAGAAGATTGGCACCCGGAAAAACAGCGGTCAGTTTGGCTCATGGGATCCCAGGAGCTATACCGTGGAAGATTCGCTGTTCGGCACCATTGAATTTCATAACGGCAGCATTCTGCGTCTCGAAACCGCTTTTGCGCTGAATATTCCCGAACAATCCATTATGAACGTCAATTTTTGCGGCGACAAAGCCGGCGCCACGCTGTTTCCGGCGCAGGTCTATACCGACAAGCACGGCAGGCTGGAGGTCCTTTTGCAGCACGATCGCGCGGACGATAAGCGCCATTATCGCAGCATGGAGGCTTTCGTCGATCACGTTCAGGGGGAACCGGTCGCCATTGCCGACGCCGAACAGGGCTTTATTATCCAGCAACTGGTTGCCGCGCTGTATCAATCCGCCGAAACAGGAAGCTGTGTTGAACTATGA